A genomic region of Pseudoalteromonas rubra contains the following coding sequences:
- a CDS encoding AAA family ATPase, with the protein MARLILVCGPIGAGKTTYSISLCKEMGAVKFSIDPWVQTLFAKDMQSLDFSWMMERVSRCHAQIWEVCEQILSLGGNVVLDLGFTTKTQRDLFVGKASELDIRAEIHYLDAQKDIRRKRVAKRNVEMDPKVYSFEVTNMMFDFMEPKFEVPTDSELENGCKVSS; encoded by the coding sequence ATGGCACGGTTAATTTTGGTTTGCGGGCCTATCGGGGCAGGTAAAACGACTTATTCAATATCTTTATGTAAGGAAATGGGCGCGGTAAAGTTCTCGATTGATCCCTGGGTACAGACATTATTTGCGAAAGATATGCAGTCGCTTGATTTTTCCTGGATGATGGAGCGTGTAAGTCGTTGTCATGCGCAAATATGGGAAGTTTGTGAGCAAATTCTATCGTTAGGCGGCAACGTTGTACTTGATTTGGGCTTTACGACTAAAACTCAGCGTGACCTTTTTGTCGGCAAAGCGAGTGAGCTAGATATAAGAGCCGAGATCCATTATCTTGACGCACAAAAGGATATTCGTAGAAAGCGAGTCGCTAAGCGGAATGTTGAAATGGACCCGAAGGTGTACTCGTTTGAAGTAACGAATATGATGTTTGACTTCATGGAGCCTAAGTTTGAAGTGCCGACCGACAGTGAGCTCGAGAATGGCTGCAAGGTGAGCTCGTAA